The Coffea eugenioides isolate CCC68of chromosome 8, Ceug_1.0, whole genome shotgun sequence genome has a segment encoding these proteins:
- the LOC113781035 gene encoding uncharacterized protein At1g32220, chloroplastic: MLRLIKSPFSLSRFSRVAASKNQRFLCTDPNKTDEPFKVEEAETVDTSPPPSEKLLVLGGNGFVGSHICKEALDRGLTVASLSRTGRSSIQESWANSVIWHHGNLLSNDSWKDALKGVTSVISCVGGFGSNSHMYKINGTANINAIRAASEEGVKRFVYISAADFGVANYLLQGYYEGKRAAETELVTRYTYGGVILRPGFIYGTRRVGSMKLPLGVIGSPLEMVLQRAKPLSQLPLVGPLFNPPVNVTAVAKVAVRAATDPVFPPGIVDIYGILRYSQQKSV, from the exons GAGGGTAGCTGCTTCAAAAAATCAACGGTTTTTATGCACAGATCCTAATAAAACTGATGAACCATTCAAAGTTGAGGAGGCAGAGACAGTAGATACCTCTCCACCTCCATCAGAGAAG TTACTTGTGTTGGGTGGAAATGGATTTGTCGGTTCACACATATGCAAAGAAGCTTTAGATCGTGGTCTGACCGTTGCTAGCCTTAGCAG AACAGGAAGGTCATCTATACAAGAATCCTGGGCTAACAGTGTAATCTGGCATCATG GAAATCTTCTTTCAAATGATTCATGGAAAGATGCTTTGAAAGGAGTGACATCTGTT ATTTCTTGTGTTGGTGGTTTTGGTTCCAACTCACACATGTATAAAATCAATGGAACTGCAAACATCAATGCTATAAGAGCTGCTTCTGAAGAAG GAGTAAAAAGGTTTGTTTACATTTCTGCTGCTGACTTTGGCGTTGCAAATTATTTGCTGCAAGGATATTATGAGGGCAAG AGAGCTGCTGAAACAGAACTAGTGACCAGATACACATATGGAG GAGTAATACTGAGACCTGGGTTTATTTATGGAACTCGTCGTGTCGGTAGCATGAAGCTTCCTCTTGGTGTAATTGGTTCTCCCTTAGAGATG GTTCTCCAACGCGCAAAGCCACTCAGCCAGTTACCCCTTGTTGGGCCTTTGTTCAATCCTCCTGTGAATGTTACTGCAGTGGCTAAAGTTGCAGTAAGGGCAGCAACTGATCCTGTTTTTCCACCTGGGATTGTAGATATCTATGGGATACTTCGCTACAGTCAGCAGAAATCCGTATAA